A single region of the Nomascus leucogenys isolate Asia unplaced genomic scaffold, Asia_NLE_v1 000940F_63625_qpd_obj, whole genome shotgun sequence genome encodes:
- the LOC115834166 gene encoding putative NPIP-like protein, with protein MLSVSLTFSLFQLLLFQVIHSLHDHFHPGTDFCGIPWILIIIVFLGISTLAIFLWKTNLCVSFLKTVLKSRNVHDRSTDVHRRAWRSNSHSQEGQRSTRMHTKKRVSSFPGIKIGMEDLYTSRRYMEAKVRTEVHKVMTKVNSHYKINGQRKTPKEEKLRMKECEQAEKDRQLSEAEENGKSIMKEIDTYMKLFHAAERLRRRAEDYYRRKIAPSARKPHANWLCAQALQRKMAERKAASKQQRCEMREKQRVPERHMSREPVQGQPGLENPFWRADSGLHSVPMRNSSCIPAENREKTKLIIIGGTSRIHKSSGAGAEGLLLFCFQK; from the exons ATGTTGTCAGTGTCATTgaccttttcattatttcaactATTATTATTCCAGGTTATCCATTCTCTGCATGACCATTTTCATCCTGGGACTGACTTTTGTGGAATTCCGTGGATACTTATCATTATTGTGTTTCTGGGAATTTCTACACTTGCCATTTTCCTCTGGAAAACTAATCTTTGT GTGTCTTTCCTGAAGACTGTCTTAAAGTCACGAAATGTACATGACAGATCCACGGATGTACATCGGAGAGCCTGGAGGTCCAATAGCCATAGCCAGGAAG GGCAAAGGTCCACTCGTATGCACACAAAGAAAAGGGTTTCTTCTTTTCCGGGAATTAAAATTGGCATGGAAGACCTCTATACTTCACGGAGATATATGGAAGCCAAAGTTCGAACTGAAGTCCATAAGGTGATGACGAAGGTCAACAGTCATTACAAAATCAatggacagaggaagactcccaAGGAAGA GAAGCTAAGAATGAAAGAATGTGAGCAAGCAGAAAAGGACAGGCAGCTAtcagaggcagaggaaaatggGAAATCGATTATGAAAGAAATAGACACCTACAT GAAATTGTTTCACGCTGCGGAAAGGTTGCGGCGGCGGGCAGAGGACTACTACAGACGCAAA ATCGCCCCTTCTGCAAGAAAGCCTCATGCCAACTGg CTCTGTGCTCAAGCCTTGCAGAGGAAGATGGCAGAGAGGAAGGCTGCCTCCAAGCAGCAAAG GTGTGAAATGAGGGAAAAGCAGAGAGTGCCAGAGAGACACATGAGTCGGGAGCCAGTCCAGGGACAACCGGGCCTAGAGAACCCTTTCTGGAGGG CAGATTCAGGACTTCATTCGGTTCCCATGAGGAACAGCAGCTGCATCCCAGctgaaaacagagagaagacaaag CTGATCATCATTGGTGGCACCTCCAGAATCCATAAAAGCTCAGGGGCAGGGGCTGAAGGGCTTTTACTGTTCTGTTTCCAGAAATAA